One genomic segment of Desulfomicrobium sp. ZS1 includes these proteins:
- a CDS encoding amino acid ABC transporter permease, giving the protein MAFQFEPSVVIDTLPMLMRGVWYTIYLTVGGLFFGFLLGVTTGLMKLARPFFVRKLADLYVELIRGTPMLVQAMFLYYGVPMAVGLRIPPLIAGVIVIAINSGAYIAEIVRGAIQSINVGQTEAGRSIGLTRAQTMRYIIWPQAFKRMIPPLGNQFIISLKDTSLLMVIGVGELLRTGQEIVAVNFRAFEVYMAVAMVYLVMTMSIAKALKTLENRLINKTSGKRA; this is encoded by the coding sequence ATGGCCTTTCAATTCGAACCAAGCGTCGTTATCGACACCTTGCCCATGCTCATGCGCGGAGTCTGGTATACCATCTACCTGACCGTCGGCGGCCTGTTTTTCGGCTTTCTGCTCGGGGTGACCACTGGTCTCATGAAGCTGGCCCGCCCCTTTTTCGTGCGCAAACTGGCCGACCTCTACGTGGAGCTCATTCGCGGCACGCCCATGCTGGTGCAGGCCATGTTCCTCTACTACGGCGTGCCCATGGCCGTGGGTCTGCGCATCCCGCCGCTCATCGCCGGCGTCATCGTCATCGCCATCAACTCCGGCGCCTACATCGCCGAAATCGTGCGCGGAGCCATCCAGTCCATCAATGTCGGCCAGACCGAGGCCGGGCGTTCCATCGGCCTGACCCGGGCTCAGACCATGCGTTACATCATCTGGCCGCAGGCCTTCAAACGCATGATCCCGCCGCTCGGCAACCAGTTCATCATCAGCCTCAAAGACACCTCGCTGCTCATGGTCATCGGCGTGGGCGAGCTGCTGCGTACCGGGCAGGAGATCGTGGCCGTCAATTTCCGGGCCTTCGAGGTCTACATGGCCGTTGCCATGGTCTATCTGGTCATGACCATGAGCATTGCCAAGGCACTGAAAACACTTGAAAACAGACTGATCAACAAGACCAGCGGAAAGCGCGCATGA
- a CDS encoding RNA-binding protein — MSKNIYVGNLPWSATEQDVETLFATYGQVANVKLISDRETGRARGFGFVEMESGAEEAIAALDGADYGGRSLKVNEARPRPERERRPRW; from the coding sequence ATGTCGAAGAACATTTATGTCGGAAACCTGCCCTGGAGTGCCACCGAGCAGGACGTGGAAACGCTGTTCGCAACCTACGGCCAGGTTGCAAACGTAAAACTCATTTCCGACCGTGAGACAGGCAGAGCCCGCGGATTTGGTTTTGTGGAAATGGAGAGCGGCGCTGAAGAAGCCATCGCCGCCCTGGACGGCGCCGATTACGGCGGACGTTCCCTGAAGGTCAACGAAGCCCGTCCCCGTCCCGAGCGTGAACGCCGGCCCAGATGGTAG
- a CDS encoding glycyl-radical enzyme activating protein yields MPTTSSPSGVIFAIKRYALHDGPDLRVTVFLKGCPLSCLWCHNPEGIAATPGILTVPGKCIGCGECLAACPQGALSPGPHGVVRNQDACTACGVCAEVCPALAHEAVGRKWTVLEVMAEIEKETPFFAGNQGGVTFSGGEPLAQPDFLEAMLLACKGQDLHRAVDTSGFASAATVSRVARHTDLFLFDIKHMDPIAHRRLTGVDNALILSNLRLLAKSGARVALRLPLIPGLNDDEENIRRTGLLAASLPGIRSIDVLPYHASARGKYTKLGLPYPGESIKQSDPDNVGRAVDILQHCGLEVRIGG; encoded by the coding sequence ATGCCGACCACCTCTTCCCCTTCCGGCGTCATCTTCGCCATCAAGCGTTACGCCCTGCACGACGGGCCGGACCTGCGCGTGACCGTGTTCCTGAAGGGCTGCCCGCTTTCCTGCCTGTGGTGTCACAACCCCGAAGGCATTGCGGCGACCCCCGGGATACTCACCGTGCCGGGCAAATGCATTGGCTGCGGGGAGTGTCTGGCGGCGTGCCCTCAAGGGGCGTTGAGCCCCGGCCCCCATGGCGTCGTCAGAAACCAGGACGCCTGCACCGCTTGCGGCGTCTGCGCCGAAGTATGCCCGGCCTTGGCGCATGAAGCCGTAGGCAGAAAATGGACCGTGCTCGAAGTCATGGCCGAGATCGAAAAAGAAACGCCCTTTTTCGCCGGAAATCAGGGCGGGGTGACGTTTTCCGGCGGAGAACCCCTGGCCCAGCCCGATTTTCTTGAAGCCATGCTTCTGGCCTGCAAAGGCCAGGACCTGCACCGCGCCGTGGACACCAGCGGTTTCGCCAGCGCCGCGACAGTCTCGCGGGTGGCCCGACACACGGACCTTTTTCTCTTCGACATAAAACACATGGACCCCATCGCGCACCGCCGCCTGACCGGGGTGGACAACGCCCTGATCCTCTCCAACCTGCGTCTGCTGGCAAAGTCCGGAGCACGGGTCGCGCTCAGGCTGCCGCTCATTCCGGGCCTCAACGACGACGAAGAGAACATCCGCCGCACCGGGCTTCTGGCCGCTTCCCTGCCGGGCATCCGCAGTATCGACGTGCTCCCCTACCATGCCTCTGCCCGGGGAAAATACACCAAGCTCGGCCTGCCCTACCCCGGTGAATCCATAAAGCAGAGCGATCCGGACAACGTGGGCCGAGCCGTGGACATTTTGCAGCACTGCGGGCTTGAAGTCCGCATCGGAGGATAG
- a CDS encoding amino acid ABC transporter ATP-binding protein, whose amino-acid sequence MIEIKNLHKKFGDLEVLKGVNLTVASGEVVCIIGPSGSGKSTVLRCINRLETPTSGTVIVDGHDIMNPRTDINYVRTEAGMVFQQFNLFPHMSVLDNVILGPVKVRKMPRVEAEHLGYDLLAKVGLGSKAQAYPEQLSGGQKQRVAIARALALQPKVILFDEPTSALDPELVGEVLEVMKKLAAEGMTMIVVTHEMGFAREVADRVIFIDDGVIQEENSPQEFFSNPKNSRLRDFLGKIVGTCQEM is encoded by the coding sequence ATGATTGAAATAAAGAACCTGCACAAGAAGTTCGGCGATCTGGAAGTTTTGAAGGGGGTCAACCTGACCGTGGCCTCGGGAGAGGTGGTCTGCATCATCGGGCCTTCGGGCTCGGGCAAGTCCACGGTGCTGCGTTGCATCAACCGCCTGGAAACGCCAACCTCGGGCACCGTGATCGTCGACGGACACGACATCATGAACCCGCGCACGGACATCAATTACGTTCGCACCGAGGCGGGCATGGTTTTTCAGCAGTTCAATCTTTTCCCGCACATGAGCGTGCTCGACAACGTGATCCTCGGCCCGGTCAAGGTCCGCAAGATGCCCCGCGTTGAAGCCGAGCACCTGGGTTACGATCTGCTGGCCAAAGTCGGCCTTGGTTCCAAGGCCCAGGCCTATCCGGAACAACTCTCCGGCGGGCAGAAGCAGCGCGTGGCCATTGCCCGCGCCCTGGCTCTGCAGCCCAAGGTCATCCTCTTTGACGAACCGACCTCGGCCTTGGACCCGGAACTGGTCGGAGAAGTGCTTGAAGTCATGAAGAAACTGGCGGCCGAAGGCATGACCATGATCGTGGTCACGCATGAGATGGGCTTTGCCCGCGAAGTGGCGGACCGGGTCATCTTTATCGACGACGGGGTGATTCAGGAAGAAAACAGCCCGCAGGAATTTTTCAGCAACCCCAAAAACTCCCGCCTGCGGGACTTTCTGGGCAAGATCGTCGGTACCTGTCAGGAAATGTAA
- a CDS encoding PAS domain S-box protein, whose amino-acid sequence MTQNTREDHLTLNSTDHPERIIAEQNQKISLLEKKLEKYEAIFQGLSDGILLIDDKLTDCNKEACQIWRCEKEDIIGFFPSDFAPLLQPDGGKSYEIAQAKINEALRGNIQKFEWKDIRRDGIAIDTEVTLSKIDVDEKNYVLATFRDITDIKIKESEKQALLHMMEKIIEDRTKSLQEYNASLNEEIDHRRRIERNLEHAYLELKEIFDTSGDGILVLDTDRNVIRANRAFAELVEMKMDKVIGAKCFDIFPCRHKCTDHCILQELVVGSNKTDFEKEFISESGDRKSCLVKASALRNSSGEVLGIVKNYKDLTSYKRWVDMLQESEEFHRITLASISDSIFLTTDEGKFIFISCNVGNIFGYDEDEIRHEFESIFDLVGYDFYSSHELQSINEINNIEVEITDKFKSKHVLIANIKKASIRSGTTLIAFRDITERKNAEKRAKIEYEQLVQAGKMVSLGILVSGVAHEINNPNNAIILNIPLLSRMWHDAKSILDQYLEPKSVKKLH is encoded by the coding sequence ATGACACAAAATACCAGAGAAGACCATCTCACTTTGAACAGCACAGATCATCCGGAACGCATTATCGCCGAACAGAATCAAAAAATTAGTCTGTTAGAAAAAAAATTGGAAAAATACGAGGCCATTTTCCAGGGACTCTCCGATGGAATACTGCTCATTGATGACAAATTGACTGACTGCAACAAAGAAGCGTGTCAAATATGGAGATGCGAAAAAGAAGACATAATCGGTTTTTTTCCAAGCGATTTCGCTCCATTGTTGCAACCTGACGGCGGGAAGTCGTATGAAATTGCGCAAGCGAAAATAAACGAAGCATTGCGTGGAAATATACAGAAATTTGAGTGGAAAGACATACGCCGTGACGGAATAGCAATTGATACGGAGGTCACCTTAAGCAAAATTGATGTCGATGAAAAAAATTATGTTCTCGCAACATTCAGAGACATTACAGACATAAAAATAAAAGAGAGTGAAAAGCAGGCGCTTCTGCACATGATGGAAAAAATCATCGAGGACAGAACCAAGTCGCTGCAGGAATACAATGCCTCGTTGAACGAAGAGATCGACCACCGACGGAGAATTGAACGGAATCTGGAACACGCCTACTTGGAACTCAAAGAGATCTTCGACACTTCGGGTGACGGCATTCTCGTTCTCGACACGGACAGAAATGTCATCCGCGCCAACCGCGCCTTCGCCGAACTGGTAGAGATGAAGATGGACAAGGTGATCGGGGCGAAATGCTTCGACATTTTCCCCTGCAGGCACAAGTGCACCGACCATTGCATCCTGCAGGAACTCGTCGTCGGGTCCAACAAGACCGACTTCGAGAAAGAGTTCATCTCCGAGTCGGGAGACCGCAAATCATGTCTCGTCAAAGCTTCCGCGCTTCGGAATTCTTCCGGCGAAGTGCTCGGAATCGTCAAGAACTACAAAGACCTGACCAGCTACAAACGATGGGTGGACATGCTCCAGGAGTCCGAAGAATTTCACCGCATCACGCTGGCCAGCATCTCGGACTCGATATTTCTCACAACCGACGAAGGAAAATTCATTTTCATCAGCTGCAACGTCGGAAACATATTCGGCTATGACGAAGACGAAATACGGCATGAATTTGAATCCATATTCGATCTCGTCGGATATGATTTCTATTCTTCGCATGAGTTGCAATCGATAAACGAGATTAACAACATCGAAGTTGAAATCACTGACAAATTCAAGAGCAAGCATGTTCTCATAGCAAACATAAAGAAAGCATCCATCAGATCTGGAACGACGCTCATCGCATTCCGCGACATTACAGAAAGAAAGAATGCTGAAAAACGCGCAAAAATTGAATACGAGCAACTCGTCCAAGCAGGCAAGATGGTATCTCTTGGGATATTGGTCTCCGGCGTCGCACATGAGATAAACAATCCGAACAATGCAATAATTCTCAATATTCCGCTTCTCTCCAGAATGTGGCATGATGCAAAAAGCATTCTGGACCAATATCTGGAACCTAAATCCGTGAAAAAGTTGCATTGA
- a CDS encoding RluA family pseudouridine synthase, producing the protein MHQPSRPGARHLPPGLNIIHEDRDIIVVNKPAGMLTMATETEKTRTAYYALTDYVRKGNAKSRYRIFIVHRLDRETSGVVLFAKTEVAKRTLQDQWEDTTKIYAAVVHGQMGKPSGMLSSYLVESGVHKVYATRDAALGKLARTAWTVLKERGGYSLLDVTLLTGRKHQIRVQMADAGHPIAGDKKYGVKGDTFSRLALHARSITFAHPFSGRSMTLDAPVPSVFAQLVGRVEAEGAEEKMRL; encoded by the coding sequence ATGCACCAACCATCCCGCCCAGGCGCAAGGCATTTGCCGCCGGGTCTGAATATCATCCATGAAGACCGGGATATCATCGTCGTAAACAAGCCCGCCGGGATGCTGACCATGGCCACGGAAACGGAAAAAACGCGCACGGCCTATTACGCCCTGACCGACTACGTGCGCAAAGGCAATGCCAAGTCCCGGTACAGGATTTTCATTGTCCATCGTCTGGACCGCGAAACTTCCGGGGTCGTGCTTTTCGCCAAGACCGAGGTTGCCAAGCGCACCTTGCAGGACCAGTGGGAAGATACCACCAAGATATATGCCGCGGTGGTACACGGGCAGATGGGCAAGCCCTCGGGCATGCTGAGTTCCTATCTGGTCGAGAGCGGGGTGCACAAGGTCTATGCCACGCGCGACGCGGCCCTGGGCAAACTGGCCCGGACGGCCTGGACCGTGCTCAAGGAGAGGGGGGGATATTCGCTTCTGGATGTGACGCTCCTGACCGGACGCAAGCATCAGATTCGCGTGCAGATGGCGGATGCGGGGCATCCGATCGCCGGAGACAAGAAATACGGAGTCAAAGGCGACACCTTTTCCCGTTTGGCGCTGCACGCGCGTTCCATCACTTTTGCCCATCCCTTTTCGGGCCGGAGCATGACGCTCGACGCTCCGGTGCCGAGCGTGTTCGCGCAGCTGGTGGGACGCGTGGAGGCGGAAGGCGCGGAAGAGAAAATGAGGCTGTAA
- the hypD gene encoding trans-4-hydroxy-L-proline dehydratase, which produces MNQRIERLREESFAATPSISIERALLETAFYREHYGKHSLPVLRALVFKDLCEKKTIYLGDGELIVGERGPRPKCVPTFPELTCHSAEDLRVLATRPMTSYHVSENDIATYEREVIPYWTNRSIRERIFSRIPDEWRTAYEAGLFTEFMEQRAPGHTALDGTIYEMGLLDFKQRIAERLTRLDYLSDPLASDRAEQLKAMDIACDAAVIFANRHADLAWQLAKTEADPARKAELTRIAEVCRHVPAHAPRDFWEALQMYWFVHLGTITELNGWDAMTPGHLDQHLAPFYAQGLADGTLTRETAKELLCCLWIKVNNHPAPPKVGVTAKESGTYNDFTNINLGGLRRDGSDGVSELSYLILEVVDELRLLQPQTSVHISQKTPDRFLKAAARVIRNGYGYPSIFNTDAVVMEQMRVGKTVEDAREGGCSGCIETGAFGKEAYILTGYLNVPKILELALNNGRDQLTGKQIGPRTGEPESFATFDDLYAAFARQLEWVVDLKIRVNNYIERMYAAHSPAPFLSTVIQDCIEKGLDYYNGGPRYNTNYIQCCGIGTVTDSLSAIKTHVFDAGSVSMGQLASALRDNFKNSEALRLKLWNKTPFFGNDDDRADDLMRRVYDSLFTAIDGRPNTKGTGYHLNMLSTTCHVYFGKMLGASANGRLAHLPESDGTSPSHGADRNGPTAVVKSLSKMDQIKSGGTLLNQRFLPGVLKSDQDLDKLAQLVRTYFRLGGHHIQFNVVDTATLREAQANPDEHRNLLVRVAGYSDYFVDLDLDHQEEIIRRTEQEMA; this is translated from the coding sequence ATGAATCAGAGAATAGAGCGCCTGCGCGAAGAGAGCTTCGCCGCCACGCCGTCCATCTCCATCGAACGCGCCCTGCTCGAAACCGCGTTCTACCGCGAACATTACGGCAAACACTCCCTGCCCGTGCTGCGCGCCCTGGTCTTCAAGGACCTGTGCGAGAAAAAAACCATTTACCTTGGCGACGGCGAACTCATCGTCGGCGAGCGCGGTCCCCGGCCCAAATGCGTGCCGACCTTTCCGGAACTGACCTGTCACTCTGCCGAAGACCTGCGCGTGCTGGCCACCCGCCCCATGACGAGCTACCATGTCTCGGAAAACGACATCGCGACCTACGAACGCGAGGTCATCCCCTACTGGACGAACCGATCCATACGCGAGCGCATCTTTTCCCGGATTCCGGACGAATGGAGAACCGCCTACGAGGCCGGGCTCTTCACCGAATTCATGGAGCAGCGCGCGCCGGGCCACACCGCCCTCGACGGCACGATCTACGAAATGGGCCTGCTCGACTTCAAGCAGCGCATCGCCGAGCGGCTGACCCGCCTCGATTATTTAAGCGACCCCCTGGCCTCGGACCGGGCCGAACAGCTCAAGGCCATGGACATCGCCTGCGACGCGGCGGTCATCTTCGCCAACCGTCATGCCGACCTGGCCTGGCAACTGGCCAAGACCGAAGCGGACCCGGCGCGCAAGGCCGAGCTGACCCGCATCGCCGAAGTCTGCAGGCACGTACCGGCCCATGCCCCGCGCGACTTCTGGGAAGCCCTGCAAATGTACTGGTTCGTGCACCTGGGCACCATCACGGAGCTGAACGGCTGGGACGCCATGACTCCCGGCCACCTCGACCAGCACCTTGCCCCGTTCTACGCGCAGGGTCTGGCCGACGGCACTCTGACACGCGAAACCGCCAAGGAGCTGCTCTGCTGCCTCTGGATCAAGGTCAACAACCATCCCGCCCCGCCCAAGGTCGGGGTCACGGCCAAGGAAAGCGGCACCTACAACGATTTCACCAACATCAATCTCGGGGGCCTCAGGCGCGACGGCTCCGACGGGGTCAGCGAACTGTCCTACCTCATCCTCGAAGTGGTCGATGAACTCAGGCTCCTGCAACCCCAGACCAGCGTGCACATCAGCCAGAAGACCCCGGACCGCTTCCTGAAAGCCGCCGCCCGGGTCATCAGAAACGGCTACGGCTACCCGTCGATCTTCAACACCGACGCCGTGGTCATGGAGCAGATGCGCGTGGGAAAGACCGTGGAGGACGCCCGCGAGGGCGGCTGCTCCGGCTGCATCGAAACCGGGGCCTTCGGCAAGGAAGCCTACATCCTGACCGGCTACCTGAACGTGCCCAAAATTCTGGAACTGGCCCTAAACAACGGCCGCGACCAATTGACCGGCAAGCAGATCGGCCCCCGGACCGGCGAGCCCGAAAGCTTCGCCACCTTCGACGACCTCTACGCCGCCTTCGCCCGCCAGCTTGAATGGGTGGTGGACCTCAAGATTCGCGTCAACAATTACATCGAACGCATGTACGCCGCCCATTCCCCGGCGCCCTTCCTGTCCACCGTCATCCAGGACTGCATCGAAAAAGGGCTCGACTACTACAACGGCGGACCTCGCTACAACACCAACTACATCCAGTGCTGCGGCATCGGCACGGTCACGGACAGTCTCTCGGCCATCAAGACCCACGTCTTTGACGCCGGCTCCGTGTCCATGGGCCAGCTCGCAAGCGCCCTGCGCGACAATTTCAAAAACTCCGAAGCCCTGCGCCTGAAACTCTGGAACAAAACCCCCTTCTTCGGCAACGACGACGACCGCGCCGACGACCTCATGCGCCGCGTCTACGACTCGCTCTTCACCGCCATCGACGGCCGCCCCAACACCAAAGGCACAGGCTATCATCTGAACATGCTCTCCACCACCTGCCACGTCTACTTCGGCAAGATGCTCGGCGCCTCGGCCAACGGCCGCCTCGCTCACCTGCCCGAATCCGACGGCACCTCGCCCTCCCACGGCGCGGACAGAAACGGCCCCACCGCCGTGGTCAAGTCCCTGTCCAAAATGGACCAGATCAAATCCGGCGGCACCCTCCTCAACCAACGCTTCCTGCCCGGAGTGCTCAAATCCGATCAGGACCTGGATAAGCTCGCGCAGCTGGTCCGCACCTATTTCCGCCTCGGCGGACACCACATCCAGTTCAACGTGGTCGACACCGCAACCCTGCGCGAGGCCCAGGCCAACCCCGACGAACACCGCAACCTGCTGGTGCGCGTAGCTGGCTACAGCGACTACTTCGTCGATCTGGACCTCGACCACCAGGAAGAAATCATCCGCCGCACGGAACAGGAAATGGCGTAA
- the glnH gene encoding glutamine ABC transporter substrate-binding protein GlnH, whose amino-acid sequence MKRILLFAVLALALCATTASAKKLIVATDTNFPPFEFKDPESGKHTGFDVELWDAIAKEIGAEYDLQPMDFNGIIPGLQSGQIDVGIAGITIKPERAEVVDFSDPYYNAGLLILVKADNAEITDVKSLAGKIVATKLGTTSEDFAKKEAGAKEVKLFPNNDAMFMELMAGGADAVIFDSPVISEFVRTVGKEQTKIVGPLYMGQSYGIGFPKGSELVAKVNEALKKLKDSGAYRELYIKWFGTEPK is encoded by the coding sequence ATGAAACGCATCCTGCTTTTCGCCGTTTTAGCCCTGGCCCTGTGCGCGACTACCGCTTCAGCCAAAAAGCTGATCGTGGCCACGGACACCAATTTTCCGCCGTTTGAATTCAAAGACCCCGAAAGCGGCAAACACACCGGCTTCGACGTGGAACTCTGGGACGCCATCGCCAAGGAAATCGGCGCGGAATACGACCTGCAGCCCATGGACTTCAACGGCATCATCCCCGGCCTGCAGTCCGGCCAGATTGACGTCGGTATTGCCGGCATCACCATCAAGCCCGAACGCGCCGAAGTGGTCGACTTCTCCGACCCCTACTACAATGCGGGCCTCCTGATCCTGGTCAAGGCCGACAACGCCGAGATCACCGACGTCAAAAGCCTGGCCGGAAAGATCGTGGCCACCAAGCTCGGCACCACCAGCGAAGATTTCGCCAAGAAGGAAGCCGGAGCCAAGGAAGTCAAGCTCTTCCCCAACAATGACGCCATGTTCATGGAACTCATGGCCGGCGGAGCCGACGCGGTCATCTTCGACTCCCCGGTAATATCCGAATTCGTGCGCACCGTGGGCAAGGAACAGACCAAGATCGTCGGTCCCCTGTACATGGGCCAGTCCTACGGCATCGGCTTCCCCAAGGGCAGCGAACTGGTCGCCAAGGTCAACGAAGCCCTCAAGAAGCTCAAAGACAGCGGCGCCTACCGTGAACTGTACATCAAATGGTTCGGCACCGAGCCCAAGTAA